The segment CTGTACGAGCAGCGCGGACGCGTCGAGGGCTTCGCCCAGGACGACTGGTTTCAAGCGGAGACGGAAGTGCGGTCACGTTTTTCGCGCACGGCGTAGCAGCGTTCCGCTTTGGCGGATGGGCCGAAAACTTCGTACCGGCGGCGCGGTGATTGCGTAGAATCCTGCTCATTGACGACAGCCCGCAGCAACTCAGTGTGCGTGGGGCCGTGTTGCGCGGCGCCGGATTCGAAATCTGCATCGCCACCACTGCGGAGAGCGCGCAAGCTCTGCTCCGCAGTGGACTGGCCTCCAGCATCGGCGCCATCGTTACCGATCACATCCTGCCGGGCGCCAGCGGCGCTCAGTTCGTCCGCCGGCTTCGCGAAGTGCAGCGCGACATTCCGGTCATCGTCATTACCGGCCTGCCGGAAGTGGAATCCGAATATGATGGATTGAACGTCATCTTTCGGCAAAAGCCCTGCCCGCCGCCGGAGCTTATCGCTCTGCTGCGCGATTCCATGAAGGACCACGCCTGACCGTTGCCGGAGGGCGCGACTCGGTGTCAGGGGCTCTTCGCCGGGCGCAACAGCGTGCCACACGAGATCCCTGGCTTCGAACCCGGCGCAGGCGGCTGGATTCCCCCGGCAATTGCCACCGCTTGCACCAGATCGCGCGGGCCGAACGGCTTCAGCAGGTACGCGGTCGCGCCGCAGTTGCCCAGGCGTATATCAATTTCGGGTTCCGGAATGCCGGTGGTCAGGATCACCGGTATGTCGTGCGTGCGCGGCGTCGCCCGGATATCCCGCAGCAGGTCCAGCCCGAGTCCACTTCCGCCCAGCAGGCAATCGAGAATGATTACGTCGGGCACGCGCTGCGCGATTTGCTCGGTGACTTCCTTCAGGGTGACGGCTTCCGCCACGGCGAAACCGACGCGCTCCAGCACTTGCCTGACCATCCGGCGCAGGTGCAAGTCTTGATCGATGACGAGAATGTTTGGCATTTTTGATCCGGGTCGCGAGTTCTGAGCTGTACGCTCACTCTCACCGTAGCTCAGCGCCACTCCGATTCATCCCGGAGACTCGGTTTAAAATACCCTTAAATTCCGATGTTGGGACGCGGTCCAGATTGGCATCGTCCTTCCTACTGCGCCTCACGCCCGGCGCGCCGCTCCAAGAATTGGAATCGCCACGCGCCGGCACGGCATCTGCTACTTAGAAGCGAAGGAATTCGGCGCCCCCATTGCTGGGTCATGTCCCTCACCCAGTTGCCCAGGGCGTGAGTTTCTGCAAGAATAATTCCCACGGGTGAGTCCTCCTAATGCCTCTACTGGGTAGTTTCTCGCTGGTCTTTGCTTTGGCCCTGAGCGTCTATTGTTTCGCTGCGGGCATAGTTGCGCTTTTTCGTCACGGCCCGAGTTATGAACGCCTGGGGGAAACCGCTCGCCGCGCCGGCATCGCCGTTTGGGCCTGCATCGCCATCGCCGCCGCGGTGCTGGTGGCCGCCAGCTTCCAGAACGACTTCTCCATCGCCTACATCCTGCACCACAGCAATCGCGACCTGAGCGCGCCCTACAAGTTCGCCGTGTTGTGGTCCGGGCAGGAAGGCTCGTTGCTGTTCTGGTCGCTGCTGCTGGCCACCTACGGCCTGGTGCTGCGTATGCGCCACAAAGTCGACACGCGCCTGGTGGCCTATGCTTCGGTGATCATTGCTGCCGTGCAGGTCTTCTTTCTGCTGCTGGTGAACTTCGCCGCGCCCCCCTTCGCGCTCACCCAGGGCGCCATCCCGCCCGACGGCAACGGCCTCAACCCGCTGTTGCAGTATCCCGAGATGGTCATCCACCCCCCGATGCTCTACCTCGGCTACGTCGGCTTCACGGTACCCTTCGCCTTCGCCCTGGGGGCGTTGATCATGCGTTATCCCGGCGAGAAGTGGATCCACATCACCCGCCGCTGGACCATGGTCACCTGGGGATTTCTCACTTGCGGCATCTTTCTCGGCGCGCACTGGGCTTACTCGGTGCTGGGCTGGGGCGGCTACTGGGGATGGGACCCGGTGGAGAATGCCTCGCTGCTGCCGTGGCTGACCGGCACGGCCTTCCTGCACTCGGTCATGATGCAGGAAAAACGCGGCATGCTGAAGATGTGGAACATGTGGCTCATCTTCTGCACCTTCCTGCTCTCCATCTTCGGCACCTTCCTGACGCGCAGCGGCGTGGTCAGCTCGGTCCATGCCTTCGCGCAATCTTCCATCGGCGACTGGTTTGTCGCCTTCCTGGCGCTTGCCTTCGCCACCTGCGTCTTCTTCTTCGTCAAGAACCGTTCGCATTTGAAGAGCGAACACCGCTTGGAATCGCTGGTCTCGCGTGAGTCCAGTTTCCTGTTCAACAACCTCATCCTTCTCGTCGCCTGCTTCACCGTGCTCTGGGGCACTCTGTTCCCCATCCTCAGCGAGTGGGTGCAGGGACACAAGATCACCGTCGGCCCGCCGTTCTTTAACCGCGTGAACATCCCGGTCGCTCTGCTGCTGCTGCTGCTGACCGCGCTCGGACCGCTGCTCGCCTGGCGCAGGACTTCGCTGGAGAGTCTGAAGCGCAACTTCCTGGTGCCGACTTTAGTCGCCGTGGCCGCCGCCGTCGTACTGATCGTGACCCCCTCGTCTTGGGGTGGGCCCTTCGGCATGCGCCCGTGGAAGGACATCTCGTATTTCTATTCGCTGATGACCATCACGCTGGCGGTGCTGGTGGCGGCGACCGTGACTTCGGAATTCATTCGCGGCGGCCGTGTCATCGCGCGTCACACCGGCTCCTCGCTGGCTGCCGGCATGGTGCAACTCACCCGCCGCAACACCCGCCGCTACGGCGGCTACATCGTGCACTTCGGCGTCATCGTCATCATGATCGGCTTCGCGGGTGCGGCCTTCAACCAGGACGTGGAACGCGAGCTCGGTAACGGCCAGCAGATGAGCGTCGGGCCCTACACGCTGACCTGTCGCTCCTATACCGACGACGACAATCCCAACTACAGCAGCCAGTGGGCCATCATTGACGTCAGTAAGGACGGCAAGCCGCTGACTACCATGTACCCCGAACGCCGTTTTTACAAGGCTAGCCAGCAGACTGCCACCATGGTCGCCAACCGCTCCACCATGCGCGAGGATCTCTACCTTGTATATAGCGGCCTCAACGACCAAACCGGCCGTCCCATTATCCGCGCGCACCTGAATCCGCTGGTGCTTTGGATCTGGATCGGCGTGCTCATCGTGATCGCCGGAACAGGAGTGGCGCTGGTGCCCAACATGGCGCCGGCTCGCGTCGCCGCGCCGGCTCGCGTTGTCGCACCCGCCGGTGAACCCGTGGGAGCAGGCCGATGACAGCGGCAACCCGAAACGTGAAACCTGCAACGTTGCGGTTTGCAGCGCGCCTGTTCGTGCTCCTCGCTGCGATCGTGTTGTTCATGGGCGCCGGCGACGACGCCTCCGGACGCTTCGACAATCTCGGCCACAAGCTCATGTGCCGCTGCGGCTGCAATCAGGTGCTGCTGGAGTGCAATCACGTCGGCTGCACTTACTCCGACGGCATGCGCAACGAGCTGATGGCTGGGCTGCAGCGCGGCGACAGCGACGATCTGGTCCTGCAGGGCTTCGTGCAAAAGTACGGCCCGACCGTGCTCGCCGCCCCCACCACCACCGGCTTCAATCGCGTCGCCTGGATCATGCCCTTCGTCGCCCTCACCGGCGGCCTGCTGCTGGTCGTGATGGTCGTCAAGACCTGGAATACGCGGCGTGCGGCGGTGGTTCGCATCCCCGCGGTTGACCCGGCCAAGCTCGACCGCCTCCGCCGCCGTGTCCACGAGGAGACCGAACTATGATTATCGCCGCCTGCGTGCTCATGGCCGCTGCGCTCTTCTTCTACATGTTTTCGCTGCCTTCGCAGGTCGATGCCGGCGAGGAGAAGACCCGCTTGGCGTTCCTCAACGAGCGCAAGGAAACCGTCTACGAGAATCTGCGCGACCTCAACTTTGAATTCAGGGCAGGGAAGTACCCCGAAGCCGATTACGAGGCGATGCGCGCGGCCCTGGAAGACGAAGCCGCCGCCCTGCTGGCCGAGATTGACGCGCTGGAAAACCCACCGCTGCAACCCAAAGGAGCGAGAGCTTGAAGTACCGTTTCACGACCAGCCAACTGCTGGCGATCGCCTTTACCACGGCGGCTTTGTTTGCCTCCGCCGCATACGCCCAAACCCTGAGCGGTACTGTCAGCAACGCGACCACCGGCAAGCCCGCTGCGGGCGACGACGTTGTCCTGCTCACGCTCGCCCAGGGCATGCAGGAATCCGGACGCACCCAAACTGATGCCCAGGGCAAGTTCACGTTTAACCTGACTGACTCCGGCGGACCGCACCTGGTCCGCGTCAATCACCAGGGCGTGAACTATTTCCCCGCTGGCGGCCCTACTCTTCCGGGCGCCACGACCACGGAGATCAAGGTGTACGATGCGGCCAAGAAGCTGGACGGCGTCGGCGAAAACGTGCGCGTCATGCGCGTGCAGGCGGCCGGCCAGGACTCGCTCCAGATCATCGAGCTGATTTCGGTGAAGAACAGCTCCGACCCGCCGCGCTCGTTGATGGCGGACCGCACCTACGAAATCACTCTTCCTGAGGGTGCCAAGGTTGACTCGGGCATTGCGCAAGGGCCCGGCGGCATGCCCGTCAACACCGCGCCCGTGCCCGACGACAAGGTAAAAGGGAAGTATTACTTCATCTTTCCCATCCGCCCCGGCGAGACGCGCTTCGAGGTCGTTTATCACCTG is part of the Terriglobia bacterium genome and harbors:
- a CDS encoding response regulator; amino-acid sequence: MRRILLIDDSPQQLSVRGAVLRGAGFEICIATTAESAQALLRSGLASSIGAIVTDHILPGASGAQFVRRLREVQRDIPVIVITGLPEVESEYDGLNVIFRQKPCPPPELIALLRDSMKDHA
- a CDS encoding response regulator; protein product: MPNILVIDQDLHLRRMVRQVLERVGFAVAEAVTLKEVTEQIAQRVPDVIILDCLLGGSGLGLDLLRDIRATPRTHDIPVILTTGIPEPEIDIRLGNCGATAYLLKPFGPRDLVQAVAIAGGIQPPAPGSKPGISCGTLLRPAKSP
- a CDS encoding heme lyase CcmF/NrfE family subunit yields the protein MPLLGSFSLVFALALSVYCFAAGIVALFRHGPSYERLGETARRAGIAVWACIAIAAAVLVAASFQNDFSIAYILHHSNRDLSAPYKFAVLWSGQEGSLLFWSLLLATYGLVLRMRHKVDTRLVAYASVIIAAVQVFFLLLVNFAAPPFALTQGAIPPDGNGLNPLLQYPEMVIHPPMLYLGYVGFTVPFAFALGALIMRYPGEKWIHITRRWTMVTWGFLTCGIFLGAHWAYSVLGWGGYWGWDPVENASLLPWLTGTAFLHSVMMQEKRGMLKMWNMWLIFCTFLLSIFGTFLTRSGVVSSVHAFAQSSIGDWFVAFLALAFATCVFFFVKNRSHLKSEHRLESLVSRESSFLFNNLILLVACFTVLWGTLFPILSEWVQGHKITVGPPFFNRVNIPVALLLLLLTALGPLLAWRRTSLESLKRNFLVPTLVAVAAAVVLIVTPSSWGGPFGMRPWKDISYFYSLMTITLAVLVAATVTSEFIRGGRVIARHTGSSLAAGMVQLTRRNTRRYGGYIVHFGVIVIMIGFAGAAFNQDVERELGNGQQMSVGPYTLTCRSYTDDDNPNYSSQWAIIDVSKDGKPLTTMYPERRFYKASQQTATMVANRSTMREDLYLVYSGLNDQTGRPIIRAHLNPLVLWIWIGVLIVIAGTGVALVPNMAPARVAAPARVVAPAGEPVGAGR
- a CDS encoding cytochrome c-type biogenesis protein CcmH produces the protein MTAATRNVKPATLRFAARLFVLLAAIVLFMGAGDDASGRFDNLGHKLMCRCGCNQVLLECNHVGCTYSDGMRNELMAGLQRGDSDDLVLQGFVQKYGPTVLAAPTTTGFNRVAWIMPFVALTGGLLLVVMVVKTWNTRRAAVVRIPAVDPAKLDRLRRRVHEETEL